The Pygocentrus nattereri isolate fPygNat1 chromosome 2, fPygNat1.pri, whole genome shotgun sequence genome has a window encoding:
- the LOC108434583 gene encoding LOW QUALITY PROTEIN: polyunsaturated fatty acid lipoxygenase ALOX12-like (The sequence of the model RefSeq protein was modified relative to this genomic sequence to represent the inferred CDS: inserted 1 base in 1 codon; substituted 1 base at 1 genomic stop codon) — translation MEKKKEERQDGVHSDTSGYSGTNNYVYVTLVGEKGESERTVLDNQGLDLCRGTVDDYIVQSSAPLGRVLLVRLEKQRYWVEDNWFCRYVLVTPTGGGDNQTFPCYCWLVGDVKVEVREGTEYTMKHWKEDWFFGYQFLNGSNLRMIGRCRILPSNFPVSGDMVQAFLSPNTTLDKELKAGNMYLVDHGIMDGVPVNVIRNIKQHIAGLIPIAIQLEQNPSRDTLIYLPSDPPFAWLLAKMWVCHAEFQVFQVHYHLLHTHLVARNEFLSLLLHLSFSFLHSFVSRMVSLYYSSDSEVQQDTELQAWVKDIVDEGFVELPEIGLANEVKTKEELITLLSVVIFTTMAQHAATNNGQFDWCAWVPNTPCTACQPPPTDKNAVTMGLIIDTLLDMSQSCVXMPITRHLXRAQPDAEFKLQILPQGSKRSLQLSWNA, via the exons atggagaagaaaaaggaggagAGGCAAG ATGGAGTACACAGTGACACCTCTGGATACTCAGGCACTAATAACTATGTGTACGTGACTCTGGTGGGtgagaaaggagagagtgagagaacagtTCTGGACAACCAGGGCCTGGATCTCTGCAGAGGCACA GTTGATGACTACATAGTGCAGAGCTCAGCTCCTCTGGGCCGTGTTCTGCTGGTGCGTTTGGAGAAGCAAAGGTACTGGGTGGAGGATAACTGGTTTTGCCGCTACGTGTTGGTGACTCCCACAGGAGGGGGTGACAACCAGACCTTCCCCTGCTACTGCTGGCTGGTGGGGGATGTGAAAGTGGAGGTGCGAGAAGGCACAG AATACACTATGAAACACTGGAAGGAGGACTGGTTTTTCGGCTATCAGTTCCTAAATGGCTCTAACCTGAGAATGATCGGAAGGTGTAGGATATTGCCGTCTAACTTCCCTGTCTCTGGTGATATGGTACAGGCCTTTTTAAGCCCCAACACCACCCTGGACAAAGAGCTCAAG GCTGGAAATATGTACCTTGTTGACCATGGCATAATGGATGGTGTCCCTGTGAATGTGATCAGAAATATAAAGCAGCACATAGCAGGCCTCATTCCCATCGCCatacag CTTGAACAGAATCCCAGCCGAGATACACTGATCTACCTCCCCAGCGACCCACCCTTTGCCTGGCTGTTGGCTAAAATGTGGGTCTGTCATGCAGAGTTCCAGGTGTTCCAGGTGCACTACCATCTTTTGCACACTCACCTTGTAGCTAGAAatgaatttctctctctcttgctccatctctctttctctttcctccacAGTTTTGTCTCCAGAATGGTGTCTCTGTACTATAGCAGTGACAGTGAAGTGCAGCAGGACACAGAACTGCAGGCGTGGGTTAAGGATATAGTGGATGAAGGCTTCGTAGAGCTGCCTGAGATTG GACTGGCTAATGAAGTAAAGACAAAAGAGGAGCTGATCACTCTGCTGAGTGTTGTCATTTTTACCACCATGGCTCAACATGCAGCAACCAACAATGGACAG TTTGATTGGTGTGCCTGGGTACCCAACACTCCTTGCACCGCGTGCCAGCCTCCACCCACAGACAAGAACGCGGTCACTATGGGGCTGATCATCGACACACTACTGGACATGAGTCAGTCATGTG AGATGCCAATCACACGGCACTTATGAAGGGCTCAGCCAGATGCA GAATTCAAGCTACAGATACTTCCTCAAGGCAGCAAGCGTAGCCTGCAACTGTCATGGAATGCATGA